From Leopardus geoffroyi isolate Oge1 chromosome B4, O.geoffroyi_Oge1_pat1.0, whole genome shotgun sequence, a single genomic window includes:
- the LOC123590167 gene encoding histone H1.0: MTENSTSAPAAKPKRAKASKKSTDHPKYSDMIVAAIQAEKNRAGSSRQSIQKYIKSHYKVGENADSQIKLSIKRLVTTGVLKQTKGVGASGSFRLAKSDEPKRSVAFKKTKKEVKKVATPKKAAKPKKAASKAPSKKPKATPVKKAKKKPAATPKKTKKPKTVKAKPVKASKPKKAKPVKPKAKSSAKRAGKKK, translated from the coding sequence ATGACCGAGAACTCCACGTCCGCCCCTGCGGCCAAGCCCAAGCGGGCCAAGGCCTCCAAGAAGTCCACAGACCACCCCAAGTATTCAGATATGATCGTGGCTGCCATCCAGGCGGAGAAGAACCGCGCTGGCTCCTCGCGCCAGTCCATCCAGAAGTACATCAAGAGCCACTACAAGGTGGGTGAGAATGCCGACTCGCAGATCAAGTTGTCCATCAAGCGCCTGGTCACCACTGGGGTCCTCAAGCAGACCAAAGGGGTGGGTGCCTCGGGGTCTTTCCGGCTGGCCAAAAGCGATGAGCCCAAGAGGTCGGTGGCCTTCAAGAAGACGAAGAAGGAAGTCAAGAAGGTGGCCACCCCAAAGAAGGCAGCCAAGCCCAAGAAGGCTGCCTCCAAAGCTCCCAGCAAGAAGCCCAAAGCCACCCCAGTCAAGAAGGCCAAGAAGAAGCCGGCTGCCACGcccaagaaaaccaaaaaacccaagaCTGTCAAAGCCAAGCCAGTCAAAGCATCAAAGCCTAAGAAGGCCAAACCAGTGAAGCCCAAAGCCAAGTCCAGTGCCAAGAGGGCCGGCAAGAAGAAGTGA
- the GCAT gene encoding 2-amino-3-ketobutyrate coenzyme A ligase, mitochondrial isoform X1 codes for MWACRLLHAGLSAAPRGRRAQSALTQLRGVLEEELEAIRGAGTWKSERVITSRQGPRIHVDGVSGGILNFCANNYLGLSSHPEVIQAGLQALEEFGAGLSSTRFICGTQSIHKDLEAKIARFHQREDAILYPSCFDANAGLFEALLTPQDAVLSDELNHASIIDGIRLCKAHKYRYRHLDMADLEAKLQEAQKHRLRLVATDGAFSMDGDIAPLQEICHLASRYGALVFVDECHATGFLGATGRGTDELLGVTDQVTIINSTLGKALGGASGGYTTGPEPLVSLLRQRARPYLFSNSLPPAVAGCASKALDLLMESNAIVQSMAAKTQRFRRKMKAAGFTILGANHPICPVMLGDARLASCMADDMLKRGIFVIGFSYPVVPKNKARIRVQISAVHSEEDIDRCVEAFVEVGRLHGALP; via the exons ATGTGGGCCTGTCGCCTCCTCCACGCTGGTCTCTCCGCAGCCCCCCGCGGCCGCCGCGCGCAGTCGGCGCTGACCCAGCTGCGTGGCGtcctggaggaggagctggaagCGATCCGCGGGGCTGGCACCTGGAAGAGCGAGCGGGTCATTACGTCCCGTCAGGGGCCGCGCATCCACGTGGACGGTGTCTCCGGAG GAATCCTTAACTTCTGTGCCAACAACTATCTGGGCCTGAGCAGCCACCCCGAGGTGATCCAGGCAGGTCTGCAGGCCCTGGAGGAGTTTGGAGCCGGCCTTAGCTCCACTCGCTTCATCTGCGGGACCCAG AGCATCCACAAGGATCTGGAAGCAAAGATAGCCCGCTTCCACCAGCGGGAGGATGCCATCCTCTACCCTAGCTGTTTTGATGCCAACGCTGGCCTCTTTGAG GCCCTGCTGACCCCCCAGGATGCGGTCCTGTCGGACGAGCTGAACCATGCCTCCATTATTGATGGCATCCGTCTCTGCAAGGCCCATAAGTATCGCTACCGCCATCTGGACATGGCTGATTTGGAGGCCAAGCTGCAGGAGGCCCAG AAGCATCGACTGCGCCTGGTGGCCACGGATGGGGCCTTCTCCATGGATGGTGACATCGCACCCCTGCAGGAGATCTGCCACCTTGCCTCTCGATATGGTGCCCTGGTCTTTGTGGATGAATGCCATGCTACTGGCTTCCTGGGGGCCACAGGACG GGGCACGGATGAGCTGCTGGGTGTGACGGACCAGGTCACCATCATCAACTCCACGCTGGGGAAGGCACTGGGTGGAGCCTCAG GGGGCTACACAACAGGGCCTGAACCCCTGGTGTCCCTGCTCCGGCAGCGCGCCCGGCCCTACCTCTTCTCCAACAGCCTGCCCCCTGCTGTCGCCGGCTGTGCCTCCAAGGCCCTGGACCTGCTCATGGAGAGCAATGCCATTGTCCAGTCTATGGCGGCCAAGACCCAGCG CTTCCGCAGAAAGATGAAGGCTGCTGGCTTCACCATCTTGGGAGCCAATCACCCCATCTGCCCTGTGATGCTGGGTGATGCCCGGCTGGCTTCTTGCATGGCAGATGACATGCTAAAGAGAG GCATCTTTGTCATCGGGTTCAGCTATCCGGTGGTCCCCAAGAACAAGGCCCGGATCCGGGTGCAGATCTCAGCAGTGCACAGCGAGGAGGACATCGACCGCTGTGTGGAGGCCTTcgtggaggtggggaggctgcATGGGGCACTACCCTGA
- the GCAT gene encoding 2-amino-3-ketobutyrate coenzyme A ligase, mitochondrial isoform X2, with amino-acid sequence MWACRLLHAGLSAAPRGRRAQSALTQLRGVLEEELEAIRGAGTWKSERVITSRQGPRIHVDGVSGGILNFCANNYLGLSSHPEVIQAGLQALEEFGAGLSSTRFICGTQSIHKDLEAKIARFHQREDAILYPSCFDANAGLFEALLTPQDAVLSDELNHASIIDGIRLCKAHKYRYRHLDMADLEAKLQEAQKHRLRLVATDGAFSMDGDIAPLQEICHLASRYGALVFVDECHATGFLGATGRGTDELLGVTDQVTIINSTLGKALGGASGGYTTGPEPLVSLLRQRARPYLFSNSLPPAVAGCASKALDLLMESNAIVQSMAAKTQRLGHRSWVTCPAGVGVNAPQPPGYL; translated from the exons ATGTGGGCCTGTCGCCTCCTCCACGCTGGTCTCTCCGCAGCCCCCCGCGGCCGCCGCGCGCAGTCGGCGCTGACCCAGCTGCGTGGCGtcctggaggaggagctggaagCGATCCGCGGGGCTGGCACCTGGAAGAGCGAGCGGGTCATTACGTCCCGTCAGGGGCCGCGCATCCACGTGGACGGTGTCTCCGGAG GAATCCTTAACTTCTGTGCCAACAACTATCTGGGCCTGAGCAGCCACCCCGAGGTGATCCAGGCAGGTCTGCAGGCCCTGGAGGAGTTTGGAGCCGGCCTTAGCTCCACTCGCTTCATCTGCGGGACCCAG AGCATCCACAAGGATCTGGAAGCAAAGATAGCCCGCTTCCACCAGCGGGAGGATGCCATCCTCTACCCTAGCTGTTTTGATGCCAACGCTGGCCTCTTTGAG GCCCTGCTGACCCCCCAGGATGCGGTCCTGTCGGACGAGCTGAACCATGCCTCCATTATTGATGGCATCCGTCTCTGCAAGGCCCATAAGTATCGCTACCGCCATCTGGACATGGCTGATTTGGAGGCCAAGCTGCAGGAGGCCCAG AAGCATCGACTGCGCCTGGTGGCCACGGATGGGGCCTTCTCCATGGATGGTGACATCGCACCCCTGCAGGAGATCTGCCACCTTGCCTCTCGATATGGTGCCCTGGTCTTTGTGGATGAATGCCATGCTACTGGCTTCCTGGGGGCCACAGGACG GGGCACGGATGAGCTGCTGGGTGTGACGGACCAGGTCACCATCATCAACTCCACGCTGGGGAAGGCACTGGGTGGAGCCTCAG GGGGCTACACAACAGGGCCTGAACCCCTGGTGTCCCTGCTCCGGCAGCGCGCCCGGCCCTACCTCTTCTCCAACAGCCTGCCCCCTGCTGTCGCCGGCTGTGCCTCCAAGGCCCTGGACCTGCTCATGGAGAGCAATGCCATTGTCCAGTCTATGGCGGCCAAGACCCAGCG ACTTGGGCACAGATCTTGGGTCACATGCCCAGCAGGAGTGGGTGTGAACGCCCCACAGCCCCCTGGCTACCTGTGA